One Scophthalmus maximus strain ysfricsl-2021 chromosome 9, ASM2237912v1, whole genome shotgun sequence genomic region harbors:
- the hrh2a gene encoding histamine receptor H2a isoform X2 — translation MTMETLRQLNKWEHRNPLNIPANMTEASAIMLSKVMLGVILSLLILLTVGGNVLVCLAVCASRRLRCLTNCFIVSLAVTDLLLGLLVLPFSALLQLNDEWPLGPVFCNFYISMDVMLCTASILTLLAISVDRYLAVTMPLRHAALVLPWRVAVAMASVWTVSVAVSFLPIHMGWNTANGTVQNQGPWAPERKCRFELNRPYVVTDSLLTFFLPLVAMCWTYLRILRIARAQAKRIISARPTCITHYDCRNNPSTSTTVVSSVTAVALREHKATVTLAAVIGAFVVCWLPYFILFTVLGLKEHPDPSTVPAYSIVLWLGYANSALNPILYGALNRDFRSAYSHLLRCRCPAYSGWRSRQPSPNVTAAREQLTEVTLLCGHTPSACRAGLTDQNFMLQEMNSRTTTAATQFANGTAATDVNGKERSC, via the exons ATGACCATGGAGACACTGAGACAGCTCAATAAATGGGAGCACCGGAACCCTCTGAATATACCTGCTAACATGAC TGAAGCTTCAGCGATAATGTTGTCAAAAGTGATGCTGGGTGTCATCCtgtccctcctcatccttctgaCTGTTGGTGGTAACGTGCTGGTGTGCCTGGCTGTCTGTGCCTCCCGACGCCTCCGCTGCCTCACTAACTGCTTCATCGTGTCGCTGGCTGTGACGGACCTGCTGCTCGGCCTCTTGGTCCTCCCGTTCTCCGCCCTCCTCCAGCTCAACGACGAGTGGCCCCTCGGCCCGGTGTTCTGTAACTTCTACATCTCCATGGACGTCATGCTGTGCACTGCCTCCATCCTCACGCTGCTGGCCATCAGTGTGGACCGCTACCTGGCGGTGACCATGCCTCTGAGACATGCCGCACTAGTGTTGCCGTGGAGAGTTGCGGTGGCAATGGCCAGTGTTTGGACAGTGTCTGTGGCTGTGTCTTTTTTGCCCATTCATATGGGGTGGAACACGGCTAATGGGACAGTGCAGAACCAGGGGCCTTGGGCTCCAGAGAGGAAGTGTCGTTTTGAGCTGAACAGACCCTACGTAGTGACCGACTCTCTTCTTACCTTCTTCCTGCCCCTGGTGGCTATGTGCTGGACCTACCTCCGAATACTTCGCATTGCAAGGGCACAGGCCAAGCGCATTATCAGTGCCCGACCCACTTGCATCACCCACTATGACTGCAGGAACAATCCCTCAACCAGCACAACAGTGGTTTCCAGTGTCACAGCAGTTGCTCTGCGGGAACACAAAGCCACAGTGACACTGGCAGCAGTAATAGGGGCTTTCGTTGTTTGCTGGCTGCCCTATTTCATCCTGTTCACAGTTTTGGGCTTAAAAGAGCATCCGGACCCTAGTACAGTACCTGCATATTCCATCGTGTTGTGGCTGGGTTATGCCAACTCAGCGCTCAACCCTATCCTCTACGGAGCCCTCAATAGGGATTTCCGGTCAGCCTATTCCCACCTCCTGAGATGTCGATGCCCTGCTTATAGTGGATGGAGGAGCCGACAGCCGTCTCCCAATGTAACAGCAG CCAGAGAGCAGCTTACAGAGGTGACGCTGCTGTGTGGCCACACCCCTTCCGCATGCAGGGCAGGTTTAACAGATCAAAACTTCATGCTTCAAGAAATGAACAGCAGGACAACGACAGCAGCTACCCAGTTTGCAAATGGCACTGCTGCAACAGATGTCAATGGCAAAGAAAG GTCGTGCTGA
- the hrh2a gene encoding histamine receptor H2a isoform X1: MTMETLRQLNKWEHRNPLNIPANMTEASAIMLSKVMLGVILSLLILLTVGGNVLVCLAVCASRRLRCLTNCFIVSLAVTDLLLGLLVLPFSALLQLNDEWPLGPVFCNFYISMDVMLCTASILTLLAISVDRYLAVTMPLRHAALVLPWRVAVAMASVWTVSVAVSFLPIHMGWNTANGTVQNQGPWAPERKCRFELNRPYVVTDSLLTFFLPLVAMCWTYLRILRIARAQAKRIISARPTCITHYDCRNNPSTSTTVVSSVTAVALREHKATVTLAAVIGAFVVCWLPYFILFTVLGLKEHPDPSTVPAYSIVLWLGYANSALNPILYGALNRDFRSAYSHLLRCRCPAYSGWRSRQPSPNVTAAREQLTEVTLLCGHTPSACRAGLTDQNFMLQEMNSRTTTAATQFANGTAATDVNGKERTKILPEEEKQTPDRQRDGPRFTAPVFGRFQCHSRST, translated from the exons ATGACCATGGAGACACTGAGACAGCTCAATAAATGGGAGCACCGGAACCCTCTGAATATACCTGCTAACATGAC TGAAGCTTCAGCGATAATGTTGTCAAAAGTGATGCTGGGTGTCATCCtgtccctcctcatccttctgaCTGTTGGTGGTAACGTGCTGGTGTGCCTGGCTGTCTGTGCCTCCCGACGCCTCCGCTGCCTCACTAACTGCTTCATCGTGTCGCTGGCTGTGACGGACCTGCTGCTCGGCCTCTTGGTCCTCCCGTTCTCCGCCCTCCTCCAGCTCAACGACGAGTGGCCCCTCGGCCCGGTGTTCTGTAACTTCTACATCTCCATGGACGTCATGCTGTGCACTGCCTCCATCCTCACGCTGCTGGCCATCAGTGTGGACCGCTACCTGGCGGTGACCATGCCTCTGAGACATGCCGCACTAGTGTTGCCGTGGAGAGTTGCGGTGGCAATGGCCAGTGTTTGGACAGTGTCTGTGGCTGTGTCTTTTTTGCCCATTCATATGGGGTGGAACACGGCTAATGGGACAGTGCAGAACCAGGGGCCTTGGGCTCCAGAGAGGAAGTGTCGTTTTGAGCTGAACAGACCCTACGTAGTGACCGACTCTCTTCTTACCTTCTTCCTGCCCCTGGTGGCTATGTGCTGGACCTACCTCCGAATACTTCGCATTGCAAGGGCACAGGCCAAGCGCATTATCAGTGCCCGACCCACTTGCATCACCCACTATGACTGCAGGAACAATCCCTCAACCAGCACAACAGTGGTTTCCAGTGTCACAGCAGTTGCTCTGCGGGAACACAAAGCCACAGTGACACTGGCAGCAGTAATAGGGGCTTTCGTTGTTTGCTGGCTGCCCTATTTCATCCTGTTCACAGTTTTGGGCTTAAAAGAGCATCCGGACCCTAGTACAGTACCTGCATATTCCATCGTGTTGTGGCTGGGTTATGCCAACTCAGCGCTCAACCCTATCCTCTACGGAGCCCTCAATAGGGATTTCCGGTCAGCCTATTCCCACCTCCTGAGATGTCGATGCCCTGCTTATAGTGGATGGAGGAGCCGACAGCCGTCTCCCAATGTAACAGCAG CCAGAGAGCAGCTTACAGAGGTGACGCTGCTGTGTGGCCACACCCCTTCCGCATGCAGGGCAGGTTTAACAGATCAAAACTTCATGCTTCAAGAAATGAACAGCAGGACAACGACAGCAGCTACCCAGTTTGCAAATGGCACTGCTGCAACAGATGTCAATGGCAAAGAAAG GACCAAAATCCTtcctgaggaggaaaaacaaacaccagacagacaaagagacggaCCAAGATTTACAGCCCCTGTATTTGGAAGATTCCAGTGCCACAGCAGAAGCACATAA